The genome window TCGAGGGGAGGATCGGCGCGCCGCAGCCCAGGAGATAGGCGTCGGGGCCGATGGCGGCGCGGATCAGTTCGATCCCGGAGCGGTACGCGGTGAGCGCGTCCACGTCGGTGTGGCGTACGCCGTCCAGGGCGCCCGCGTAGAGGAAGTCGACCTTGAAGTAGTCGTAGCCCTCGGCGCGCAGGGTGGTGAAGACCTCGGTGAGGTACGCCGCCGCCCCGGGGTGGGTGGTGTCGAGGACGTACAGGTCGTGGCCCCAGTTGCGGCCGGCGTGGGTGAGGCCGCCGTCCGCGTCCCGTACCAGCCACTCCGGGTGCTCGGCGGCCAGGGTGCTCGCCGGGTCGACCAGGAAGGGCGCCGTCCAGATGCCGGCGCGGCGGCCCCGCGCCCGGATCGCGTCCGCGATGCCCTCGCGGGAGCGGAAGCGGCCGGAGAGGGTGAGCCAGTCGCCCAGGGCCTTCTGGTAGCCGTCGTCGATCTGGACGACGTCGATGGGCAGGTCGAGGGTGTCCATCGCACGGAGGTTCTCGTGGATGTCGTCCTCGGTGACGGAGGTGAAGTACTCGTACCAGGAGCACCAGACGGTGGGCGCCGGGCCGGGGGCCGTGAGACCGAGGGCGTCGGCCCAGTCGGCGAGGACCGACCGGATGTCCGTGCCGGTCCACTCCTTCACGGGGCCGTCGGCGCTCACCTCCGCCTGTCCGTCGCGGACGACGAGGCGGATCGAGGGCACCTCGGCGGTCGGCTCGGGCGCCGCCCACAGCCGTACGGGGGTGCCGTCGCCCGGATCGAGCGCGAGCAGGCCCTCGCCCTGGAAGGTGTCGGCGGGCACGGCGCGGCCGGGGCGGTAGCAGACGGTCGCCCAGTTGGCGTTCGTCGGCCGGTACGGGGCGTCGCCGAGGGCGTAGGAGCCGCTGGGGCTCCAGGACTGCCAGCCCTCCTCGTGGACCCGGGCGGTGCGCGGGTCGACGGGCACGGAGGTGACCGGGGTGAAGGGGTGGGGCACGGTGGTTCTCTCTCAGAGGTTTCAGGAACGGCTCCGGCGCCGGCCCGCTCGGACCCGGCGCCGAACCTGTACGAAGTGTGCTGTCAGCCCTTGTTGGCGCCCAGGGTCAGACCGCCCACGAACTGCCGCTGGAGCAGGAAGTAGACGATCAGGGTCGGGATCGCGGTGAGCAGGGCTCCGGCGGCGACGAGGTTGTTGTCGGTGAAGAACTGGCCGGAGAGGTTGTTCAGCGCCGAGGTGATCGGCATGTTCTCGCCGGTGGAGATCAGGACGAGCGCCCAGAAGAAGTCGTTGTAGATCCAGATGGACAGCAACGTGGCGAGCGCGGCCATGGCCGGCTTGCACAGCGGGAGCACGATCTGCCAGTACATCCGCCACACCGAGGCGCCGTCGACGAGCGCGGCCTCGGTCAGTTCGTGCGGCAGCGAGCGCATGTAGTTGCTGAGCACGAAGGCGCAGAACCCGGACTGGAACGCGATGTGGATGAGGACCAGACCGAGCGCCGAGTCGTACAGCTTGCCGCTCATCGTGATGCCGGGCAGGTCGATGAGGAGGTAGAGGCGGTACAGCGGGGTGATGATGACCTGCTGCGGGAGGAGGTTGCCCGCGGTGAACAGCAGCAGCAGGAACAGGTTGACGCGGAAGTCGAAGCGGCTGACGTAGAACGCGACCATCGACGACAGGAACAGCGTGAGCAGCACCGCCGGGACGGCGATGATCAGCGTGTTCACGAAGTAGTGCGTCATGTCGGACTGCGTGAACGCGTTCGTGAAGTTGTCGAAGGTCAGCTTGTCGGGCCAGGAGACATAGCCCTTCTCGCTGGTCTCCGAGTACGGCCTGAGGGCCGCGTAGATCGCCCAGAGCAGCGGGGCGAGCCAGGCCAGCGCGGTGCCGGCCAGGAACACGTGCAGCAGGACCCGGGCGGGGCGGACGGGTGTGCGCTTCTTCTGCGGGCCCGTCGCGATGCCGTCGGCGACGGTGGGGGCGGTGGAGGCGCTCATGCGCGGCGCTCCTTCCGGAAGGTGCTGATCAGGTACGGGATGATCACGACGAGCGAGATCAGCAGGAGGACGACCGCGATCGCCGACCCGTATCCGATCCGGCTGGACTCACCGATGATGTTGCTGGTCACGAGGATCGACAGCAGCTCGGTGCCCTGGGCT of Streptomyces phaeolivaceus contains these proteins:
- a CDS encoding glycoside hydrolase family 36 protein produces the protein MPHPFTPVTSVPVDPRTARVHEEGWQSWSPSGSYALGDAPYRPTNANWATVCYRPGRAVPADTFQGEGLLALDPGDGTPVRLWAAPEPTAEVPSIRLVVRDGQAEVSADGPVKEWTGTDIRSVLADWADALGLTAPGPAPTVWCSWYEYFTSVTEDDIHENLRAMDTLDLPIDVVQIDDGYQKALGDWLTLSGRFRSREGIADAIRARGRRAGIWTAPFLVDPASTLAAEHPEWLVRDADGGLTHAGRNWGHDLYVLDTTHPGAAAYLTEVFTTLRAEGYDYFKVDFLYAGALDGVRHTDVDALTAYRSGIELIRAAIGPDAYLLGCGAPILPSIGLFDAMRVSPDTAPHRRPEADDHSQPGQDPAEFTGVGRQWQHGRLWVNDPDCLMARPAVETRERWAAHVEATGGLMASSDRLLSLDPWGVDTTRRLLSKGLEAAG
- a CDS encoding carbohydrate ABC transporter permease — translated: MSASTAPTVADGIATGPQKKRTPVRPARVLLHVFLAGTALAWLAPLLWAIYAALRPYSETSEKGYVSWPDKLTFDNFTNAFTQSDMTHYFVNTLIIAVPAVLLTLFLSSMVAFYVSRFDFRVNLFLLLLFTAGNLLPQQVIITPLYRLYLLIDLPGITMSGKLYDSALGLVLIHIAFQSGFCAFVLSNYMRSLPHELTEAALVDGASVWRMYWQIVLPLCKPAMAALATLLSIWIYNDFFWALVLISTGENMPITSALNNLSGQFFTDNNLVAAGALLTAIPTLIVYFLLQRQFVGGLTLGANKG